From Drosophila suzukii chromosome 2R, CBGP_Dsuzu_IsoJpt1.0, whole genome shotgun sequence, a single genomic window includes:
- the Plekhm1 gene encoding sorting nexin-29: MSSLFRSLNHFSSKRENVVKEALINTLNENAREIEFEVKQKSLEVLGLCEQTSALCTTLEALFLHGLKDSFLSATFNVIAGDVERRPDPSFWSPCMVFMHKQVIEQIQGLSQITSEIGQCRAWVRQSLNESVFSSYLNNMRKNGSALSQYYKRNALIRDSDGLETAAKIMESLEAYVQFDLPVNSSLLNQWPDYSLQLSDLWTPALKSCPISSGVDVASSLGSDIITIPTPQPLQTNELFSESISNSPFSRNSNFGVPDLSQRENLDLLLQKIDEMDVINEEQIGGEAADASEAVDPDVPSGSKPKARKKSNHVDKSFTELDLEAPCLLPQGSNSLSNLMQTSWSGDLEATPTSPSEELTGSRFFQRSVSISSAASLRSPNTDRCSYNALLRKHESNRESGAGWSEIWEKFRASASNLNVAQPPRDSDPPISEDLSDLQSLDTNSEFELLTSDFDMVELQQMVAQLCQLAREPGLNAQGFLCKSCQHPLGIGYSNFQVCAFSGSYYCNSCMDVEMQLIPARIIYNWDFRKYSVSKRAATFLAEFRSHPFLDMQLLNPRIYFASDAMAELQSLRIRLNFIRAYLYTCAPSSIELLQNQFAGREYLYEHIHLYSIADLGLIQRGVLCQQLQKAFKLGEGHVLKCRLCQLKGFICEICQSPRVLYPFHISTTFRCLTCGAVFHAECLNEKQPCPKCERIRKREDQGLQEAVQCLRQKNEVA, encoded by the exons ATGAGCTCCCTGTTCCGCAGCCTGAACCACTTTTCATCGAAACGCGAAAATGTCGTGAAGGAGGCGCTCATCAATACACTGAACGAAAATGCCCGCGAGATAGAGTTCGAGGTGAAGCAGAAGAGCTTAG AGGTCCTGGGACTATGCGAGCAGACCAGTGCTCTGTGCACCACTCTGGAGGCCCTGTTCCTGCACGGACTGAAGGACTCCTTCCTGTCCGCCACCTTCAATGTCATCGCTGGCGATGTGGAGCGCAGGCCGGATCCCAGCTTCTGGTCTCCCTGCATGGTCTTCATGCACAAGCAGGTCATCGAGCAGATTCAGGGCCTCAGCCAGATCACCTCGGAGATTGGTCAGTGCCGCGCCTGGGTGCGCCAGTCCCTCAACGAATCCGTGTTCTCCTCCTACCTAAACAACATGCGCAAGAACGGATCGGCCCTGTCCCAGTACTACAAACGGAACGCCCTGATCAGGGACTCCGACGGCCTGGAAACGGCCGCTAAGATCATGGAAAGCCTGGAGGCCTACGTGCAGTTCGATTTGCCCGTGAACTCCAGCCTGCTTAACCAGTGGCCTGACTACTCACTGCAGCTATCCGATCTCTGGACGCCCGCACTCAAATCCTGTCCG ATTAGCAGCGGCGTGGACGTGGCAAGCTCACTGGGTTCCGATATCATAACCATACCGACGCCCCAGCCTCTGCAAACTAACGAACTGTTTTCGGAGTCCATTTCGAATAGCCCGTTCAGCAGGAATAGCAACTTCGGAGTGCCCGATCTCAGCCAGCGCGAGAACCTCGATCTGCTGTTACAAAAGATCGACGAAATGGATGTGATAAACGAGGAGCAGATAGGTGGCGAGGCTGCCGATGCAAGTGAAGCTGTAGACCCGGATGTTCCATCGGGGAGTAAGCCGAAAGCTCGCAAAAAATCCAATCATGTGGACAAGTCCTTCACTGAACTGGATCTGGAGGCACCCTGCCTTCTGCCGCAGGGCAGTAACTCCTTGTCAAATTTGATGCAAACCTCATGGTCTGGTGACCTGGAGGCAACCCCCACTTCACCCAGTGAAGAACTGACGGGATCGAGGTTTTTCCAGCGATCTGTAAGCATTAGTAGCGCCGCCAGTCTTCGTTCCCCCAACACGGACAGGTGCAGCTACAATGCCCTGCTGCGGAAGCACGAGAGCAACCGCGAAAGTGGAGCTGGATGGTCTGAGATCTGGGAGAAGTTCAGGGCCAGTGCCTCTAACCTGAATGTGGCACAGCCGCCTCGGGATAGCGATCCTCCCATCTCGGAGGACTTGAGTGACCTGCAGTCACTAGAT ACCAACTCCGAGTTTGAGCTGCTCACCTCCGATTTCGACATGGTGGAGCTGCAGCAAATGGTGGCCCAATTGTGTCAACTAGCACGGGAACCCGGTTTAAATGCCCAGGGATTCCTCTGCAAGAGCTGTCAGCATCCGTTGGGCATTGGGTACTCGAACTTTCA AGTGTGCGCCTTTAGCGGGAGTTACTACTGCAACAGCTGCATGGATGTGGAAATGCAACTGATACCCGCTCGTATTATCTACAACTGGGACTTCCGGAAGTACAGCGTGAGCAAGCGAGCAGCCACTTTCCTAGCCGAATTCCGATCGCATCCGTTCCTGGACATGCAGTTGTTGAATCCCAGGATATATTTTGCCTCCGATGCCATGGCTGAGTTGCAATCCCTGCGCATCCGACTGAACTTCATAAGGGCCTATTTGTACACCTGTGCTCCGAGCAGCATAGAACTTCTCCAGAACCAGTTCGCAGGCAGGGAGTACCTGTACGAGCACATTCACCTGTACTCCATAGCAGATCTGGGTCTCATTCAGCGCGGCGTATTGTGTCAGCAGCTGCAGAAGGCTTTTAAACTGGGCGAAGGACATGTGCTGAAGTGCAGACTGTGTCAGCTGAAAGGATTCATCTGTGAGATCTGCCAGAGTCCAAGGGTTTTATATCCCTTTCACATAAGCACCACCTTCAGG TGCCTGACCTGTGGAGCCGTGTTCCATGCAGAATGCCTGAACGAGAAACAACCATGCCCAAAATGCGAACGAATACGCAAACGCGAGGATCAGGGCCTCCAAGAGGCAGTACAATGTCTCAGGCAGAAGAACGAGGTCGCCTAG